A part of Thermocrinis albus DSM 14484 genomic DNA contains:
- a CDS encoding c-type cytochrome biogenesis protein CcmI/CycH, which produces MFPLLFLLVMLVACQEVPKGVDLDKYRQQYVKGVVVVSPTLEKRIPKGDIYLFLSLREPDSAMPVAVLRTKNPSFPFHFNITGKHKLSHDKPMEGLLILTARISTKPVADVQKGDLLGFTQVKVGTSNNRVIIDRVVE; this is translated from the coding sequence ATGTTTCCTTTGCTGTTTCTCCTCGTAATGCTGGTGGCGTGTCAGGAGGTTCCAAAAGGGGTAGATTTAGATAAGTACCGACAGCAGTACGTGAAGGGTGTTGTTGTGGTATCTCCTACTTTAGAAAAGAGAATACCTAAGGGTGATATATACCTCTTTCTGTCTTTGCGAGAACCCGACAGCGCTATGCCTGTGGCCGTCCTTAGAACAAAGAACCCATCCTTTCCCTTCCACTTTAACATAACCGGTAAGCACAAACTTTCCCACGATAAACCCATGGAGGGTCTTTTGATACTCACAGCTCGCATCAGTACAAAGCCGGTAGCAGATGTTCAGAAGGGAGACCTCTTAGGCTTTACCCAAGTGAAGGTAGGCACGTCCAACAACAGAGTTATAATAG